In Aeromicrobium marinum DSM 15272, one genomic interval encodes:
- a CDS encoding ABC transporter permease encodes MKRASIVSSLLPPLVAVALAVAATSAVIVLSGGSATAFLTTVFSVPNDRILVNIVNQSSMLALSAFAAAIGFRMGLFNIGVEGQYIVAACAAGFFGGAGLVPGPLNILATLVVAVVAGGLYASIAGILKVTRGVSEVISAIMLNYIALTMAGYLVQRYGVESGLTFTTTPLPPSSQPLGFGVIAGAPDVWALTVVALAVGAGYWFLLSRTRFGFDLRVAGESPTAALASGVSVPRMVLISMALSGAIAGLVWMPAYFGSVQKFGIPENFQAGLGFTGLAVALLGRNRVVGIFFGAVLFAFLAAQSNGLQREGIAKEVVDITQGIVVLAVVVAYEVVRRRQAKAESERVARELATEREAVV; translated from the coding sequence ATGAAGCGCGCCTCGATCGTCTCGTCGCTGCTGCCGCCCCTCGTCGCGGTGGCGTTGGCCGTCGCCGCCACCAGCGCCGTCATCGTGCTCTCGGGCGGGTCGGCGACGGCGTTCCTGACGACGGTGTTCTCGGTCCCGAACGACCGGATCCTCGTCAACATCGTGAACCAGTCGTCGATGCTCGCGCTGTCGGCCTTCGCAGCGGCCATCGGCTTCCGCATGGGCCTGTTCAACATCGGGGTCGAGGGCCAGTACATCGTCGCCGCCTGCGCCGCCGGGTTCTTCGGCGGGGCGGGCCTGGTGCCGGGGCCGTTGAACATCCTCGCCACCCTGGTGGTCGCCGTCGTCGCGGGCGGCCTCTACGCCTCGATCGCGGGGATCCTGAAGGTCACGCGCGGCGTCAGCGAGGTGATCAGCGCCATCATGCTCAACTACATCGCCCTGACGATGGCCGGCTACCTCGTGCAGCGGTACGGCGTCGAGAGCGGACTGACCTTCACCACCACGCCGCTGCCCCCCAGCAGCCAGCCCCTCGGCTTCGGCGTCATCGCCGGGGCGCCGGACGTCTGGGCCCTCACGGTCGTGGCGCTCGCGGTGGGCGCCGGCTACTGGTTCCTGCTGTCGCGCACCCGGTTCGGCTTCGACCTGCGGGTCGCCGGCGAGTCACCGACGGCGGCCCTGGCCAGCGGCGTCTCGGTGCCGCGCATGGTGCTGATCTCCATGGCCCTCTCGGGAGCGATCGCCGGGCTGGTCTGGATGCCGGCGTACTTCGGCTCGGTGCAGAAGTTCGGCATCCCCGAGAACTTCCAGGCCGGGCTCGGGTTCACCGGCCTGGCGGTCGCGCTCCTGGGCCGCAACCGGGTGGTGGGGATCTTCTTCGGCGCGGTCCTGTTCGCCTTCCTCGCGGCGCAGTCCAACGGTCTGCAGCGCGAGGGGATCGCCAAGGAGGTCGTCGACATCACGCAGGGCATCGTCGTGCTCGCGGTCGTCGTGGCCTACGAGGTGGTGCGCCGGCGTCAGGCCAAGGCCGAGTCCGAACGGGTCGCCCGAGAGCTGGCCACCGAGCGGGAGGCGGTGGTCTAG
- a CDS encoding ABC transporter ATP-binding protein produces MTSIEVELRGIGKRFPGVIANHDVDLHIAPGSVHALIGENGAGKSTLMKILYGVQSADDGTISVDGREVTFDSPTDAIEAGIGMVFQHFMLADNLSVLENIVLGAEKRHGIGDRARAEIEKISGRFGFGLSPDVLVEKLGVADRQRVEILKVLYRGAQLIILDEPTAVLVPQEVDALFANLRELVADGCSVLFISHKLDEVLQIADRITVMRRGTTVGTADPATATKRELAELMVGSELPSPDTSESTVTDQVVLELAGVTVRGDGGRAVLSDVSLAVHRGEVVGIAGVEGNGQSELVEVVMGLQRCSAGTITLSGEDITDLSTRQVRDRGVGFVPEDRHRHGLVLDYPLWENRILGHQTSAPSVRGPFINARGARADAQRIVEEFDVRTPGIDTTARALSGGNQQKFIVGREMSGDPILLIASHPTRGVDVGAQAAIWDHIRAARRQGLGVLLVSADLDELIGLSDRLEVVLRGRLTARFDPGEVTASDLGAAMTGGADA; encoded by the coding sequence GTGACGAGCATCGAGGTCGAGCTGCGGGGCATCGGGAAGCGATTCCCGGGGGTCATCGCCAACCACGACGTCGACCTGCACATCGCTCCCGGGTCGGTGCATGCGCTGATCGGCGAGAACGGTGCCGGCAAGTCGACCCTGATGAAGATCCTGTACGGCGTCCAGTCGGCCGACGACGGCACGATCAGCGTCGACGGCCGCGAGGTCACCTTCGACTCGCCCACCGACGCGATCGAGGCCGGCATCGGCATGGTGTTCCAGCACTTCATGCTGGCCGACAACCTGTCGGTGCTGGAGAACATCGTGCTGGGCGCCGAGAAGCGGCATGGGATCGGCGACCGCGCCCGGGCGGAGATCGAGAAGATCTCGGGGCGCTTCGGGTTCGGCCTCTCGCCCGACGTCCTGGTCGAGAAGCTCGGCGTCGCCGACCGCCAACGGGTCGAGATCCTCAAGGTGCTCTACCGGGGTGCGCAGCTGATCATCCTCGATGAGCCCACGGCCGTGCTGGTGCCGCAGGAGGTCGACGCGCTGTTCGCCAACCTGCGGGAGCTCGTCGCCGACGGCTGCTCGGTGCTGTTCATCTCGCACAAGCTCGACGAGGTGCTGCAGATCGCCGACCGGATCACCGTCATGCGACGCGGCACCACGGTCGGCACCGCCGACCCCGCGACCGCCACCAAGCGCGAGCTCGCCGAGCTGATGGTCGGGTCCGAGCTGCCGTCGCCGGACACCAGCGAGTCCACCGTGACCGACCAGGTCGTGCTCGAGCTCGCAGGCGTCACGGTGCGCGGTGACGGCGGCCGCGCGGTGCTGTCGGACGTGTCGCTCGCGGTCCACCGCGGCGAGGTCGTCGGCATCGCCGGCGTCGAGGGCAACGGTCAGTCCGAGCTGGTCGAGGTCGTGATGGGTCTGCAGCGCTGCTCGGCGGGGACGATCACCCTGTCCGGCGAGGACATCACGGACCTCAGCACGCGGCAGGTCCGCGACCGGGGGGTCGGTTTCGTCCCGGAGGACCGGCACCGCCACGGTCTCGTGCTCGACTACCCGCTGTGGGAGAACCGGATCCTCGGCCACCAGACCTCCGCGCCCAGCGTCCGGGGACCGTTCATCAACGCCCGTGGGGCCCGCGCCGACGCGCAGCGGATCGTCGAGGAGTTCGACGTCCGGACCCCGGGCATCGACACCACGGCCCGAGCGCTCTCCGGCGGCAACCAGCAGAAGTTCATCGTGGGCCGCGAGATGAGCGGTGACCCGATCCTGCTGATCGCGTCCCACCCCACCCGGGGCGTCGACGTCGGTGCCCAGGCCGCCATCTGGGACCACATCCGGGCGGCCCGGCGACAAGGTCTCGGGGTCCTGCTGGTGTCGGCCGACCTGGACGAGCTGATCGGACTGTCCGACCGGCTCGAGGTCGTCCTGCGCGGCCGCCTCACCGCCCGCTTCGACCCCGGCGAGGTGACCGCCTCCGACCTCGGGGCCGCCATGACCGGAGGAGCTGACGCATGA
- a CDS encoding BMP family lipoprotein gives MRRLAKYSVAVATCGLVLSACGTAADDDEDTSAAEEVTCEPTQIEGDPRVALAYDVGGRGDQSFNDSAYAGLDQAVQEFGVEFAEGEASDNEDEAAREERLRGFAEDGFNTIIGVGFAYSESVNAVAPDYPDVAFAIIDGFDPDEDVNCNVAYLGFAENEGSFLVGAAAALQSETGQLGFVGGVNNALIQKFEAGFVAGAEAADPDVTVESTYIEQSDPKGFGDPAGGKAAADGLYASGADIVFHAAGGSGSGVFDAAVEAGQKAIGVDSDQFLTAGDAQKPTIITSMLKRVDTATYGFISSVVEGEPASSYTVFTLADDGVGYSTSGGFLTPETIAALEDYKAQIIAGDITVPEAP, from the coding sequence TTGCGTCGTCTTGCCAAGTACTCCGTCGCCGTCGCGACGTGTGGTCTGGTCCTGTCCGCCTGCGGCACCGCCGCCGACGACGACGAGGACACCTCAGCCGCTGAGGAGGTCACCTGCGAGCCCACCCAGATCGAGGGTGACCCGCGGGTCGCGCTCGCCTACGACGTCGGCGGACGCGGCGACCAGTCGTTCAACGACTCGGCCTACGCCGGACTCGACCAGGCCGTGCAGGAGTTCGGTGTCGAGTTCGCCGAGGGCGAGGCGTCCGACAACGAGGACGAGGCGGCCCGCGAGGAGCGGCTGCGCGGCTTCGCCGAGGACGGCTTCAACACCATCATCGGTGTCGGCTTCGCCTACAGCGAGTCGGTCAACGCCGTCGCGCCGGACTACCCGGACGTCGCCTTCGCCATCATCGACGGGTTCGATCCCGACGAGGACGTCAACTGCAACGTGGCCTACCTCGGGTTCGCCGAGAACGAGGGCTCCTTCCTCGTGGGTGCCGCGGCGGCCCTGCAGTCCGAGACCGGCCAGCTCGGCTTCGTCGGCGGCGTCAACAACGCGCTGATCCAGAAGTTCGAGGCCGGCTTCGTCGCCGGCGCCGAGGCGGCCGACCCCGACGTCACGGTCGAGTCGACCTACATCGAGCAGTCCGACCCCAAGGGCTTCGGCGATCCTGCCGGTGGCAAGGCGGCGGCCGACGGCCTGTACGCCTCGGGTGCGGACATCGTGTTCCACGCGGCGGGCGGCTCGGGCTCGGGCGTCTTCGACGCGGCCGTCGAGGCCGGCCAGAAGGCCATCGGCGTCGACTCCGACCAGTTCCTCACCGCCGGTGACGCACAGAAGCCGACCATCATCACCTCGATGCTCAAGCGCGTCGACACCGCGACCTACGGATTCATCTCCTCGGTCGTCGAGGGTGAGCCGGCCTCGAGCTACACGGTGTTCACGCTGGCCGACGACGGTGTCGGCTACTCGACGTCCGGCGGGTTCCTGACCCCCGAGACGATCGCGGCGCTGGAGGACTACAAGGCGCAGATCATCGCCGGCGACATCACGGTGCCCGAGGCCCCGTAG
- a CDS encoding amidohydrolase — protein MSIVESLARSIEVITPDLIELRRAIHADPELSWAEERTTDRVAAWLDKSDIAVERLPGTGVVAEIGPAEGPIVALRADLDALPIPDTTQDPWRSTTPGVAHACGHDVHVASLVGAGVALAQAHRTHGLPVRVRLIFQPAEEVMPGGALRLLSQGVLKGVHRIYALHCDPSLDVGQVGLREGPITGASDRIHVTLSGRGGHTSRPHLTEDLTYALGSLVTQLPAVLSRRFDPRAGASMVWGQLRAGNAANVIPATGELTGTLRMLDAAAWHQAEHLVRGLIADIIEPFGVSADVVYVRGVPPVVNDFDATETLRRAVSSAIGPGAVASTTQSLGGEDFAWYVEAVPGAMGRLGTRTPDGPTFDLHQGNLRVDERAIAAGARVLAAAAVV, from the coding sequence ATGTCCATCGTCGAGTCGCTCGCCCGGTCGATCGAGGTCATCACCCCTGACCTGATCGAGCTCCGTCGGGCGATCCACGCCGACCCCGAGCTGTCGTGGGCCGAGGAGCGCACCACCGATCGCGTCGCCGCCTGGCTGGACAAGTCCGACATCGCGGTCGAGCGGTTGCCCGGCACCGGCGTCGTGGCCGAGATCGGACCCGCGGAGGGCCCCATCGTGGCCCTGCGCGCCGACCTCGATGCGCTGCCCATCCCCGACACCACGCAGGACCCGTGGAGGTCGACCACCCCCGGCGTCGCGCACGCCTGCGGGCACGACGTGCACGTGGCCTCCCTGGTCGGAGCCGGGGTGGCCCTCGCCCAGGCGCACCGGACGCACGGACTGCCGGTGCGGGTCCGGTTGATCTTCCAGCCCGCCGAGGAGGTCATGCCCGGCGGTGCCCTGCGGCTGCTGTCCCAGGGTGTCCTCAAGGGGGTGCACCGCATCTACGCCCTGCACTGCGACCCGTCGCTCGACGTGGGCCAGGTGGGGTTGCGCGAAGGACCGATCACCGGCGCGTCGGACCGGATCCACGTGACGCTCAGCGGTCGTGGCGGGCACACCTCGCGGCCCCACCTCACCGAGGACCTGACCTACGCCCTGGGCAGCCTGGTCACCCAGCTGCCGGCCGTCCTGTCCCGACGCTTCGACCCCCGCGCCGGGGCGAGCATGGTGTGGGGCCAGCTCCGGGCGGGCAACGCCGCCAACGTCATCCCGGCCACCGGTGAGCTCACCGGCACCCTGCGCATGCTCGACGCCGCGGCCTGGCACCAGGCCGAACACCTGGTGCGCGGCCTCATCGCCGACATCATCGAGCCGTTCGGCGTCAGCGCCGACGTGGTCTACGTCCGGGGCGTGCCGCCGGTCGTCAACGACTTCGACGCCACCGAGACGCTGCGCCGGGCGGTCAGCTCTGCGATCGGGCCGGGTGCCGTGGCGTCGACCACCCAGAGCCTCGGCGGCGAGGACTTCGCCTGGTACGTCGAGGCGGTCCCCGGGGCGATGGGCCGGCTCGGCACCCGCACCCCCGACGGCCCGACCTTCGACCTGCACCAGGGCAACCTGCGTGTGGACGAGCGCGCGATCGCGGCCGGAGCACGGGTGCTCGCCGCGGCCGCCGTCGTCTGA
- a CDS encoding SRPBCC family protein has protein sequence MHVRRSFVVNRPIEQTFDYFADFENTNEWDPGTVETRRTSGDGGLGTTYTNTSQFMGRTTSLTYETIGYDRPTQFVCRGRNKTATATDHLTFTRDGERTRMDYRADFDFRFPINLLAPLLFGRKLQSLADETVEQIQDVLNR, from the coding sequence ATGCACGTCCGACGCAGCTTCGTGGTGAACCGTCCCATCGAGCAGACCTTCGACTACTTCGCCGACTTCGAGAACACCAACGAGTGGGACCCTGGCACGGTCGAGACCCGGCGGACCTCCGGTGACGGCGGTCTGGGCACGACCTACACCAACACCTCGCAGTTCATGGGGCGCACGACGTCCCTGACCTACGAGACCATCGGGTACGACCGCCCGACGCAGTTCGTGTGCCGCGGACGCAACAAGACCGCGACCGCGACCGACCACCTCACCTTCACCCGGGACGGCGAGCGGACCCGGATGGACTACCGGGCCGACTTCGACTTCCGGTTCCCGATCAACCTGCTGGCGCCGCTGCTGTTCGGCAGGAAGCTGCAGTCGCTGGCCGACGAGACCGTCGAGCAGATCCAGGACGTGCTGAACCGCTGA
- a CDS encoding MFS transporter has protein sequence MSPTFRSLAVRNYRVYAVGSLVSNVGTWMMLTAQAWLVLELTGSGTALGITLALQLLPTLLLSPMGGVLADQVDKRTVLRVMQVAMAVPAGVLGVLAVTGVVELWHVYTLAFVFGIGRALEAPARQSFVPEMVDDVDLSNAVALNSASFNAGRLLGPGVAGLLIAALGSGVTGTGWVICLNALSYGAAYAALQMLDPVRLHPAAVVGPRRGAVLEGVRYVRSRPDLVLVLWCVFFLGGFGMNFQITSALMATEVFGLGAQEYGVLGSVLAVGSLAGALLAARRAVPRLRFVLGAGLAFAVVQVASGLMPTYLTYAAVLPLVGLTVITMASTANALIQMTSAPAMRGRVAALYLMVFIGSVPASAPLVGLAAEQLGPRVALVATGLLAGTGIAVATGWFLHRTGQGPRALTEEWHARRRHGAAVPADLEVV, from the coding sequence GTGAGTCCCACCTTCCGCTCCCTCGCGGTCCGCAACTACCGGGTCTACGCCGTGGGGTCCCTCGTCTCGAACGTCGGCACCTGGATGATGCTGACGGCCCAGGCCTGGCTCGTCCTCGAGCTCACCGGTTCGGGCACCGCGCTCGGCATCACCCTGGCCCTGCAGCTCCTGCCCACCCTGCTGCTGTCGCCGATGGGTGGTGTGCTCGCCGACCAGGTGGACAAGCGGACCGTCCTGCGCGTCATGCAGGTGGCGATGGCCGTGCCGGCCGGGGTGCTCGGCGTGCTCGCGGTGACCGGAGTCGTCGAGCTGTGGCACGTGTACACGCTGGCCTTCGTGTTCGGCATCGGCCGGGCCCTCGAGGCCCCGGCCCGCCAGTCGTTCGTGCCGGAGATGGTCGACGACGTCGACCTCAGCAACGCGGTGGCGCTCAACTCGGCGTCGTTCAACGCCGGACGGCTGCTGGGGCCGGGCGTGGCCGGTCTGCTGATCGCCGCCCTCGGGTCCGGGGTGACCGGCACCGGCTGGGTCATCTGCCTCAACGCCCTGAGCTACGGCGCGGCCTACGCGGCCCTGCAGATGCTGGACCCGGTCCGGCTGCACCCCGCCGCGGTCGTCGGACCGCGTCGCGGCGCCGTGCTGGAGGGGGTGCGGTACGTCAGGTCGCGGCCCGACCTGGTCCTCGTGCTGTGGTGCGTGTTCTTCCTCGGTGGGTTCGGCATGAACTTCCAGATCACCAGCGCCCTCATGGCGACCGAGGTCTTCGGCCTCGGTGCCCAGGAGTACGGGGTCCTCGGGTCGGTGCTCGCCGTCGGATCACTCGCCGGGGCGCTCCTGGCGGCTCGCCGGGCCGTTCCCCGGTTGCGCTTCGTGCTCGGCGCCGGTCTGGCCTTCGCGGTCGTGCAGGTCGCGTCCGGTCTGATGCCGACCTACCTGACCTACGCCGCGGTGCTGCCGCTCGTCGGTCTCACCGTGATCACGATGGCCTCGACGGCCAACGCGCTCATCCAGATGACGTCGGCACCGGCCATGCGGGGGCGGGTGGCGGCGCTGTACCTGATGGTGTTCATCGGGAGCGTGCCCGCGAGCGCGCCGCTCGTCGGGCTGGCGGCCGAACAGCTCGGACCGCGGGTCGCCCTGGTCGCGACCGGCCTGCTGGCCGGCACCGGCATCGCCGTGGCCACCGGGTGGTTCCTGCACCGGACCGGGCAGGGGCCGCGCGCCCTGACCGAGGAGTGGCACGCCCGGCGCCGCCACGGCGCGGCGGTACCGGCGGACCTCGAGGTCGTCTGA
- a CDS encoding MarR family winged helix-turn-helix transcriptional regulator — protein sequence MPTDSERLALAVARLNRRLRQERQSDLTPTQLSILGALRALGPTTPSSLAAHERVRPPTITRTLNCLAEDGLVEREPHPQDGRQVVVSLSKLGEKVLGEERSRRDAWLQTRLKHLGPRERALLREAAAILTDLSDT from the coding sequence ATGCCCACCGACTCAGAACGTCTCGCCCTGGCGGTGGCCCGTCTCAACCGCCGCCTCCGTCAGGAGCGGCAGTCCGACCTGACGCCCACCCAGCTGTCGATCCTCGGGGCCCTGCGGGCCCTGGGACCGACCACGCCGTCGAGCCTGGCCGCCCACGAGCGGGTCCGCCCGCCGACGATCACCCGCACGCTCAACTGCCTGGCCGAGGACGGTCTGGTCGAACGTGAGCCCCACCCGCAGGACGGCCGCCAGGTCGTCGTCTCGCTGTCGAAGCTGGGGGAGAAGGTGCTCGGCGAGGAGCGCAGCCGGCGTGACGCCTGGCTGCAGACCCGGTTGAAGCACCTCGGCCCCCGCGAACGCGCCCTGCTGCGGGAGGCTGCCGCGATCCTGACGGACCTCTCCGACACGTGA
- a CDS encoding succinate dehydrogenase/fumarate reductase iron-sulfur subunit, which produces MKITVNVWRQKNASVAGEMVAYPLDDVSEDMSFLEMLDVLNEQLTIEGHDPVAFDHDCREGICGSCGVVINGIPHGPEVTTTCQLHMRSFSDGDVLDIEPWRAGAFPVVKDLVVDRGSFDRIIQAGGYITAPTGSAPEANATPVPKDNADHAFEAATCIGCGACVAACPNGSAMLFTAAKITHLGLLPQGQAERDSRVLGMVEQHDAEGFGGCTNIGECTAACPKGIPLDVISQLNRDLLGALTKQTIG; this is translated from the coding sequence GTGAAGATCACCGTCAACGTCTGGCGCCAGAAGAACGCCTCGGTCGCCGGCGAGATGGTCGCGTACCCGCTCGACGACGTCAGCGAGGACATGTCGTTCCTCGAGATGCTCGACGTCCTCAACGAGCAGCTGACCATCGAGGGGCACGACCCGGTCGCCTTCGACCACGACTGCCGCGAGGGCATCTGCGGCTCGTGCGGCGTCGTCATCAACGGCATCCCGCACGGACCGGAGGTCACGACCACCTGCCAGCTGCACATGCGGTCGTTCTCCGACGGCGACGTGCTGGACATCGAGCCGTGGCGGGCGGGCGCGTTCCCGGTCGTCAAGGACCTGGTCGTCGACCGCGGGTCGTTCGACCGGATCATCCAGGCGGGCGGCTACATCACGGCTCCGACCGGCTCGGCTCCCGAGGCCAACGCCACCCCGGTGCCCAAGGACAACGCCGACCACGCGTTCGAGGCAGCGACCTGCATCGGGTGCGGCGCCTGCGTGGCTGCCTGCCCCAACGGTTCGGCGATGCTCTTCACCGCAGCCAAGATCACGCACCTGGGGCTGTTGCCGCAGGGTCAGGCCGAGCGTGACTCACGGGTGCTCGGCATGGTCGAGCAGCACGATGCCGAGGGCTTCGGCGGGTGCACCAACATCGGCGAGTGCACCGCGGCCTGCCCCAAGGGCATCCCGCTCGACGTCATCAGTCAGCTCAATCGCGACCTGCTGGGCGCGCTGACCAAGCAGACGATCGGCTGA
- a CDS encoding fumarate reductase/succinate dehydrogenase flavoprotein subunit, with protein sequence MADNSHADTVATEYRTVGADIRDEAAPSGPIERRWDDRKFNAKLVNPANRRKIKVIVVGTGLAGASAAATLGEAGYQVVSFCYQDSPRRAHSIAAQGGINAAKNYRNDGDSIYRLFYDTVKGGDFRARESNVYRLAQVSVNIIDQCVAQGVPFAREYGGLLDNRSFGGVQVSRTFYARGQTGQQLLIGAYQALERQIGAGTVQMNTRHEMLELITVPDADGTDRARGIVVRDMVTGEIETHTADAVVLASGGYGNVFFLSTNAMGCNTTATWRAHKKGAYFANPCYTQIHPTCIPVSGDYQSKLTLMSESLRNDGRIWVPKKGGDERPASQIPEDERDYYLERIYPSFGNLVPRDIASRAAKYQCDDGKGVGPGGLGVYLDFADAIERLGRPAVEAKYGNLFDMYARITGEDPYSEPMRIYPAVHYVMGGLWVDYDLQTSITGLFCTGEANFSDHGANRLGASALMQGLADGYFVLPNTLADYLAASPFEKIDDSHPAVVEARQAVEERITKLLAINGSRTVDSFHKELGHIMWDYCGMERSEEGLVKAIGQIRALKEEFWTNVKVTGEAEEFNQALEKAGRVADFIELGELMCIDALDRQESCGGHFRVESQTEDGEALRHDDEYAYVAAWEHPAGDGDKPVLHKEPLEYEYVEMKARSYK encoded by the coding sequence ATGGCTGACAACTCGCACGCCGACACCGTCGCCACGGAGTACCGCACCGTCGGTGCCGACATCCGCGACGAGGCCGCACCGTCGGGACCGATCGAGCGCCGGTGGGACGACCGCAAGTTCAACGCCAAGCTGGTCAACCCCGCCAACCGGCGCAAGATCAAGGTCATCGTCGTCGGCACCGGTCTCGCCGGCGCCTCGGCCGCGGCGACCCTCGGCGAGGCCGGCTACCAGGTGGTCAGCTTCTGCTACCAGGACAGCCCCCGCCGCGCGCACTCGATCGCCGCGCAGGGTGGCATCAACGCCGCCAAGAACTACCGCAACGACGGCGACAGCATCTACCGCCTCTTCTACGACACCGTGAAGGGCGGCGACTTCCGGGCCCGGGAGTCCAACGTCTACCGCCTCGCCCAGGTGTCGGTGAACATCATCGACCAGTGCGTCGCGCAGGGTGTCCCGTTCGCCCGTGAGTACGGCGGACTGCTCGACAACCGTTCGTTCGGCGGCGTGCAGGTCTCGCGGACGTTCTACGCCCGCGGTCAGACCGGACAGCAGCTGCTGATCGGCGCCTACCAGGCCCTCGAGCGGCAGATCGGCGCCGGCACGGTCCAGATGAACACCCGGCACGAGATGCTGGAGCTCATCACCGTCCCCGACGCCGACGGCACCGACCGTGCCCGCGGCATCGTGGTGCGCGACATGGTCACCGGCGAGATCGAGACGCACACGGCCGACGCGGTCGTGCTGGCGTCCGGCGGCTACGGCAACGTGTTCTTCCTGTCGACCAACGCGATGGGCTGCAACACCACGGCCACGTGGCGGGCGCACAAGAAGGGCGCCTACTTCGCCAACCCCTGCTACACGCAGATCCACCCGACCTGCATCCCCGTCTCGGGCGACTACCAGAGCAAGCTCACGCTGATGAGCGAGTCGTTGCGCAACGACGGGCGGATCTGGGTGCCCAAGAAGGGCGGCGACGAGCGTCCCGCCAGCCAGATCCCCGAGGACGAGCGCGACTACTACCTCGAGCGCATCTACCCCTCGTTCGGCAACCTGGTGCCCCGCGACATCGCGTCGCGGGCCGCCAAGTACCAGTGCGACGACGGCAAGGGTGTCGGGCCCGGCGGGCTCGGGGTCTACCTCGACTTCGCCGACGCCATCGAGCGACTCGGCCGCCCGGCGGTCGAGGCCAAGTACGGCAACCTGTTCGACATGTACGCCCGGATCACCGGTGAGGACCCGTACAGCGAGCCGATGCGCATCTACCCGGCCGTGCACTACGTGATGGGTGGCCTGTGGGTCGACTACGACCTGCAGACCTCGATCACCGGTCTGTTCTGCACCGGCGAGGCGAACTTCTCCGACCACGGGGCGAACCGGCTCGGTGCGTCCGCGCTCATGCAGGGTCTGGCCGACGGCTACTTCGTGCTGCCGAACACCCTGGCCGACTACCTGGCCGCCAGCCCGTTCGAGAAGATCGACGACTCCCACCCCGCGGTCGTCGAGGCCCGGCAGGCGGTCGAGGAGCGGATCACGAAGCTGCTGGCGATCAATGGCTCCCGCACGGTCGACTCCTTCCACAAGGAGCTCGGCCACATCATGTGGGACTACTGCGGCATGGAGCGCTCCGAGGAGGGACTCGTCAAGGCCATCGGCCAGATCCGGGCCCTCAAGGAGGAGTTCTGGACCAACGTCAAGGTGACCGGTGAGGCCGAGGAGTTCAACCAGGCCCTCGAGAAGGCCGGCCGCGTGGCCGACTTCATCGAGCTCGGCGAGCTGATGTGCATCGACGCGCTGGACCGTCAGGAGTCGTGCGGAGGTCACTTCCGGGTGGAGAGCCAGACCGAGGACGGCGAGGCGCTGCGTCACGACGACGAGTACGCCTACGTCGCGGCCTGGGAGCACCCGGCGGGTGACGGCGACAAGCCGGTCCTGCACAAGGAGCCGTTGGAGTACGAGTACGTGGAGATGAAGGCCCGGTCCTACAAGTGA
- a CDS encoding succinate dehydrogenase cytochrome b subunit, whose amino-acid sequence MATSSLTKRTPASRSTVALKYSMAVSGLIMVGYLLLHMYGNLKVFAGQESFDGYAEHLREFGEPILPYEGLLWIVRVVLLAAILVHIYAVVVLVRRNRRAAGYVGGKRYHTTQNRTGIQRSYASFTLRWGGVVIGLFIVYHILHLTANVITPGGASDSPYERVVNGFELWWVVAGYTAAMLAVGFHLWHGMWSAFTTLGANRSATRVDSRLTGLAIIVSLVITIGFLLPPWAILLGLEG is encoded by the coding sequence GTGGCGACTTCCTCCCTGACGAAGCGGACCCCGGCCTCACGGTCCACGGTCGCGCTGAAGTACTCGATGGCGGTCTCCGGTCTCATCATGGTCGGATACCTGCTCCTGCACATGTACGGCAACCTCAAGGTGTTCGCGGGGCAGGAGTCGTTCGACGGCTATGCCGAGCACCTGCGCGAGTTCGGCGAGCCGATCCTGCCCTACGAGGGCCTGCTGTGGATCGTGCGCGTCGTGCTGCTGGCGGCGATCCTCGTGCACATCTACGCGGTCGTGGTGCTGGTGCGCCGCAACCGCCGAGCGGCCGGCTACGTGGGGGGCAAGCGCTACCACACGACCCAGAACCGCACCGGCATCCAGCGCAGCTACGCCTCGTTCACCCTGCGGTGGGGCGGCGTGGTCATCGGGCTGTTCATCGTCTACCACATCCTGCACCTCACGGCGAACGTCATCACCCCCGGTGGTGCGTCCGACAGCCCGTACGAGCGGGTCGTCAACGGCTTCGAGCTCTGGTGGGTGGTCGCCGGCTACACCGCGGCGATGCTCGCCGTCGGTTTCCACCTCTGGCACGGCATGTGGAGCGCGTTCACGACCCTCGGCGCCAACCGCAGCGCGACCCGCGTCGACTCGCGGCTGACGGGTCTGGCCATCATCGTTTCCCTCGTCATCACGATCGGCTTCCTGCTGCCGCCGTGGGCGATCCTGCTCGGTCTGGAGGGCTGA